In one Nicotiana tomentosiformis chromosome 6, ASM39032v3, whole genome shotgun sequence genomic region, the following are encoded:
- the LOC104088925 gene encoding inositol transporter 1, translating into MTIVSLPGSSGYLDVSNRKVVSYFSNPYVLGLTFVAGIGGLLFGYDTGVISGALLYIKDEFPEVNQSSFLQETIVSMALVGAMIGAAAGGWINDSYGRKRATLSADVVFILGSLVMAAAPDPYILILGRLLVGLGVGVASVTAPVYIAEASPSEIRGGLVSTNVLMITGGQFLSYLVNLAFTEIPGTWRWMLGVAGVPAAIQFVLMLFLPESPRWLYMKKDKAEAVAVLAKIYDPYRLEEEIDQLATALEEERLRMQAVSYLDVFRKKEIRLAFFAGAGLQAFQQFTGINTVMYYSPTIVQMAGFKSNQLALLLSLIVALTNAMGTIVGIYLIDHFGRKKLALTSLSGVIVSLILLAVAFILESSNSNSINVGGYGWIAVIGLALYIAFFAPGMGPVPWTVNSEIYPESYRGMCGGMSATVNWISNLIVAQSFLSLAEAVGTGVTFLILAGIAVMAFVFVVVFVPETKGLSFEEMERIWKEKAWGNGSGKDALLEARS; encoded by the exons ATGACGATTGTTTCATTACCAGGAAGTTCAGGGTACTTGGATGTTAGTAATAGGAAAGTAGTGTCTTACTTCAGCAATCCCTATGTCTTGGGTTTGACTTTCGTTGCCGGTATTGGAGGTCTCCTTTTCGGCTACGACACAG GAGTAATATCTGGTGCACTTTTGTACATTAAGGATGAATTTCCCGAAGTCAATCAAAGCAGTTTCCTACAG GAAACTATTGTCAGTATGGCGTTGGTTGGGGCTATGATTGGAGCTGCCGCTGGGGGCTGGATTAATGACTCTTATGGACGCAAGAGAGCTACTTTATCTGCTGATGTTGTTTTCATCCTAGGATCTTTGGTAATGGCAGCAGCTCCGGATCCATACATTCTTATACTTGGACGACTTTTAGTAGGTCTGGGTGTTGGGGTTGCTTCTGTTACTGCTCCTGTGTACATTGCTGAAGCATCTCCATCAGAAATTCGTGGGGGGCTTGTGAGCACAAATGTATTAATGATTACGGGTGGACAATTTCTTTCCTACCTTGTGAATCTTGCTTTCACAGAG ATTCCAGGGACTTGGAGATGGATGCTTGGAGTGGCGGGAGTGCCTGCTGCTATTCAATTCGTCCTCATGCTGTTTTTACCTGAATCTCCACGATGGCTTTACATGAAG AAGGATAAAGCTGAAGCTGTCGCTGTTTTAGCTAAGATTTATGATCCTTATCGGTTGGAGGAGGAGATTGATCAGCTTGCTACTGCATTAGAGGAAGAACGCCTTAGAATGCAGGCTGTCAGTTACCTGGATGTATTTAGGAAGAAGGAGATCAGACTTGCATTCTTCGCAGGAGCTGGGCTGCAG GCATTTCAGCAGTTCACAGGCATCAACACGGTTATGTACTACAGTCCAACAATTGTGCAGATGGCTGGCTTTAAATCTAATCAGTTGGCGTTGCTCCTGTCTCTCATTGTCGCTTTAACGAATGCCATGGGTACTATAGTGGGAATTTACCTCATTGATCACTTTGGACGCAAAAAGTTGGCTTTGACAAGCTTATCCGGTGTGATTGTGTCCTTAATTCTCCTTGCTGTAGCGTTCATCCTGGAGTCTTCTAATTCTAATTCAATCAATGTCGGGGGATACGGCTGGATTGCTGTAATAGGTTTGGCCCTCTATATTGCTTTCTTTGCACCTGGTATGGGTCCTGTGCCATGGACAGTGAACTCTGAAATATACCCAGAGTCCTATAGAGGAATGTGTGGTGGCATGTCTGCTACTGTCAACTGGATATCCAACCTTATAGTGGCACAGAGTTTCCTTTCCTTAGCGGAGGCTGTGGGCACGGGTGTTACATTCTTGATACTAGCTGGTATAGCAGTGATGGCATTTGTGTTTGTCGTCGTGTTCGTGCCAGAGACCAAGGGCTTGTCATTTGAGGAAATGGAGAGGATATGGAAGGAGAAAGCTTGGGGCAATGGATCTGGCAAAGATGCACTTCTTGAGGCCAGAAGCTGA